In Prescottella soli, a genomic segment contains:
- a CDS encoding alpha/beta hydrolase, which translates to MTPTTESPGTGVAARPWRRRVLWTLAGLLGIVLVGVVAFVSSPWPGAMLVRTVFDRGAQKTTDALRKHAPDGVASIPDQQYRDGDDDAFLDVHFPETVADTTHTLPTVIWTHGGAWISGHRTDYAAYYQLLADADFTVVSLDYSLGPERTYPTAVEQLRDAHAYVLANAERLHVDSNRIVLAGDSAGAQLSSQLAAIATDPGYARAVGIESALRPEQLRGVVLNCGIYEITEMVGGPGIVGWGADKSLWAYTGTKDLTNSPAVAQMSTLRHVTENFPPTYISGGNADPLTDKQSKALAAKLTGLGVDVTTLFYPDDHQPPLEHEYQFDLDNADGMNALAQTIDFLRKQTSEA; encoded by the coding sequence GTGACGCCCACCACCGAGTCGCCCGGGACCGGGGTCGCGGCGCGACCGTGGCGCCGACGCGTTCTCTGGACGCTGGCCGGGCTCCTCGGCATCGTGCTCGTCGGCGTCGTCGCGTTCGTCTCCAGCCCGTGGCCCGGGGCGATGCTCGTGCGCACGGTGTTCGATCGCGGCGCCCAGAAGACCACCGACGCCCTGCGGAAACACGCGCCCGACGGGGTCGCGTCGATCCCGGACCAGCAGTACCGCGACGGCGACGACGACGCCTTCCTCGACGTGCACTTCCCGGAGACCGTCGCAGACACCACCCACACGCTGCCGACGGTGATCTGGACGCACGGCGGCGCCTGGATCTCCGGCCACCGCACCGACTACGCGGCGTACTACCAGTTGCTCGCCGACGCCGACTTCACCGTGGTCTCCCTCGACTACTCCCTCGGACCCGAACGCACGTATCCGACCGCGGTCGAGCAGTTGCGCGACGCGCACGCCTACGTCCTCGCGAACGCCGAACGCCTGCACGTGGATTCGAATCGGATCGTCCTCGCCGGCGACTCGGCCGGGGCGCAGCTGTCGAGTCAGCTCGCCGCGATCGCCACCGACCCCGGTTACGCCCGCGCGGTCGGGATCGAGTCCGCACTGCGCCCCGAGCAGCTGAGGGGTGTCGTGTTGAACTGCGGCATCTACGAGATCACCGAGATGGTCGGCGGTCCCGGCATCGTCGGCTGGGGCGCCGACAAGTCGCTCTGGGCCTACACGGGAACCAAGGACCTCACGAACTCGCCGGCGGTGGCCCAGATGTCGACGCTCCGCCACGTCACCGAGAACTTCCCGCCGACGTACATCTCGGGCGGCAACGCGGATCCCCTGACCGACAAGCAGTCCAAGGCGCTGGCGGCGAAGCTGACGGGCCTCGGTGTGGACGTGACCACGCTGTTCTACCCGGACGACCACCAGCCGCCGCTCGAGCACGAGTACCAGTTCGACCTCGACAACGCCGACGGCATGAACGCGCTGGCCCAGACCATCGACTTCCTGCGCAAGCAGACGTCCGAGGCCT
- the rarD gene encoding EamA family transporter RarD produces MTQRTRSEDSTGLLAGVGAYLIWGMFPIFFGLLAPAGSLEVLAHRMVWTVLLMLGVLAVLGRLGSLRGMGARAWGLVSAATVAIGINWGVYIYAVTSGHVVEAALGYFVNPLVSVLLGVVLFRERLRPAQIAALVLAAVAVVVITVDYGRPPIVALTLALSFALYGVIKKVVPLDPRTSLTAEGVVAAPFAVGYLVVLAATGTGSFLGNGVGHSLLLMAAGPVTAVPLLLFGVAAQRIPLTTLGILQYLTPVLQMMWGVVVMHEVMPPSRWVGFALIWVALVVFTTDALVRARRVRRGASRDTETVGARA; encoded by the coding sequence GTGACACAACGGACCCGCTCGGAGGATTCCACCGGACTGCTGGCGGGCGTCGGTGCCTACCTGATCTGGGGCATGTTCCCGATCTTCTTCGGTCTCCTCGCACCGGCCGGTTCGCTCGAGGTGCTGGCCCATCGGATGGTGTGGACCGTTCTGCTGATGCTCGGGGTGCTCGCGGTGCTGGGCCGGCTCGGGTCGTTGCGGGGCATGGGTGCGCGGGCGTGGGGACTGGTGTCGGCGGCGACGGTAGCGATCGGGATCAACTGGGGCGTCTACATCTATGCGGTGACGTCCGGCCACGTCGTCGAAGCCGCCCTCGGCTATTTCGTCAATCCGCTCGTGAGCGTCCTGCTCGGTGTCGTGCTGTTCCGGGAGCGGCTGCGTCCGGCCCAGATCGCCGCGCTCGTCCTCGCCGCGGTGGCGGTGGTCGTCATCACCGTCGACTACGGGCGCCCGCCGATCGTCGCGCTCACGCTGGCGCTGTCGTTCGCGCTGTACGGGGTGATCAAGAAGGTGGTGCCGCTCGATCCGCGCACGAGCCTCACGGCGGAGGGCGTGGTGGCGGCGCCGTTCGCGGTGGGGTACCTGGTCGTGCTCGCGGCGACCGGCACGGGATCGTTCCTCGGCAACGGGGTCGGGCACAGCCTGCTGCTCATGGCGGCCGGGCCGGTCACGGCCGTGCCGTTGTTGCTCTTCGGTGTCGCGGCCCAGCGGATCCCGCTGACGACGCTCGGCATCCTCCAGTACCTCACCCCGGTGCTGCAGATGATGTGGGGCGTGGTCGTCATGCACGAGGTCATGCCCCCGTCACGGTGGGTCGGATTCGCCCTCATCTGGGTGGCGTTGGTGGTGTTCACCACCGACGCACTGGTTCGTGCACGTCGGGTTCGCCGCGGCGCGTCGCGGGACACCGAGACCGTCGGTGCGAGGGCATAG
- the dnaE gene encoding DNA polymerase III subunit alpha yields MADSFVHLHNHTEYSMLDGAAKVGPLFKEAERLGMTAVGMTDHGNMYGASEFYNVAKKHGIKPIIGIEAYIAPESRFNTKRVLWGDPSQKSDDVSGSGAYTHMTMVAENSTGLRNLFKLSSLASIEGQLGKWPRMDEDLIAHHAEGIIATTGCPSGEIQTRLRLGHDREALEAAAKWQEIWGKDNFFLELMDHGLSIERRVREGLIEIGRKLDIRPIATNDCHYVTKDAAENHEALLCIQTGKTLSDPTRFKFDGDGYYLKSAEEMRAIWDEEVPGACDNTMLIGERVQPYEDVWQHRDRMPIFPVPEGHTQQTFLRHEVLRGLDRRFPSGPPQEYLERADYEIGVINEMGFPAYFLVVGDLINHAREVGIRVGPGRGSAAGSLVAYAMGITNIDPIPHGLLFERFLNPERVSMPDIDIDFDDRRRGEMVRYATEKWGNDKVAQVITFGTIKTKAAIKDSARVQFGQPGFAIADQITKALPPPIMAKDISVSGITDPEHERYKEAVEVRALIDSNPDVAKIYQTAKGLEGLIRNAGVHACAVIMSSEPLTDAIPVWKRAQDGAIITGWDYPSCEAIGLLKMDFLGLRNLTVIGDAIENIKANRGIDIDLDTLPIEDPATYELLARGDTLGVFQLDGSAMRDLLRRMQPTGFEDIVAVLALYRPGPMGMNAHNDYADRKNGRQDVKPIHPELEEPLKDILKDTFGLIVYQEQIMQIAQKVAGYSLGQADLLRRAMGKKKKEILDEAYDGFADGMKANGFSQAAITALWDTVLPFAGYAFNKSHAAGYGLVSFWTAYLKANYPSEYMAGLLTSVGDDKDKAAVYLSDCRKMGITVLPPDVNASRVDFASVGEDIRFGLGAVRNVGANVVGSIIAAREEKGSFTDFSDYLNKIDALACSKKVTESLIKAGGFDSLEHPRKGLMLVHADAIDAVMGTKKAEAMGQFDLFGGEDADESIASVFNVKVPDEEWDAKHKLALEREMLGLYVSGHPLNGVEHVLAAQSDTSIPVILEGDIKDGTQVTVGGILASVNRRINKNGLTWASAQLEDLSGGIEVLFFPQAYSVYGMDVVEDSVVLVKARVSIRDDRVSLIANDLAVPDLSAIGVAKPVSVSLPVRQCTKEKLGALRQVLSRHPGTADVHVKLIGSRGTSLWKVDEVLRVEPSSSLMGDLKALLGPSCLAG; encoded by the coding sequence GTGGCTGACTCGTTCGTTCACCTGCACAACCACACCGAGTACTCGATGCTCGACGGTGCGGCAAAGGTCGGCCCGTTGTTCAAGGAGGCCGAGCGCCTCGGGATGACGGCGGTCGGCATGACCGACCACGGCAACATGTACGGCGCGAGCGAGTTCTACAACGTCGCCAAGAAGCACGGGATCAAGCCGATCATCGGCATCGAGGCGTACATCGCGCCGGAGTCGCGGTTCAACACCAAGCGCGTGCTGTGGGGCGACCCGAGCCAGAAGTCCGACGACGTCTCGGGTAGCGGTGCATACACCCACATGACGATGGTCGCCGAGAATTCGACCGGACTGCGGAACCTGTTCAAGCTGTCGTCGCTCGCGTCGATCGAGGGTCAGCTCGGCAAGTGGCCGCGCATGGACGAGGACCTGATCGCCCACCATGCCGAGGGCATCATCGCGACCACGGGTTGCCCGTCCGGCGAGATCCAGACCCGGTTGCGCCTCGGCCACGACCGCGAGGCCCTCGAGGCCGCCGCGAAGTGGCAGGAGATCTGGGGCAAGGACAACTTCTTCCTCGAGTTGATGGACCATGGGCTCTCGATCGAGCGGCGCGTGCGCGAGGGTCTGATCGAGATCGGCAGGAAGCTCGACATCCGGCCGATCGCCACCAACGACTGCCACTACGTCACGAAGGACGCCGCCGAGAACCACGAGGCTCTGCTGTGCATCCAGACCGGCAAGACGCTGTCGGACCCGACGCGATTCAAGTTCGACGGTGACGGCTACTACCTGAAGTCCGCCGAGGAGATGCGAGCCATCTGGGACGAGGAGGTCCCGGGCGCGTGCGACAACACGATGCTTATCGGCGAGCGGGTGCAGCCGTACGAGGACGTGTGGCAGCACCGGGACCGGATGCCGATCTTCCCGGTCCCCGAGGGACACACGCAGCAGACGTTCCTCCGACACGAGGTGCTGCGCGGCCTCGACCGGCGTTTCCCGTCCGGGCCGCCGCAGGAGTACCTCGAGCGTGCCGACTACGAGATCGGCGTCATCAACGAGATGGGCTTCCCCGCCTACTTCCTCGTGGTCGGCGACCTCATCAACCACGCCCGCGAGGTCGGCATCCGCGTCGGCCCCGGCCGAGGCTCGGCGGCCGGTTCGCTCGTCGCGTACGCGATGGGCATCACCAACATCGATCCCATCCCGCACGGCCTGCTGTTCGAGCGGTTCCTCAACCCCGAGCGTGTGTCGATGCCCGATATCGATATCGACTTCGACGATCGCCGCCGCGGCGAGATGGTCCGCTACGCCACCGAGAAGTGGGGCAACGACAAGGTTGCGCAGGTCATCACGTTCGGCACCATCAAGACGAAGGCCGCGATCAAGGACTCCGCGCGAGTCCAGTTCGGCCAGCCCGGTTTCGCGATCGCCGACCAGATCACCAAGGCGCTGCCGCCGCCGATCATGGCGAAGGACATCTCGGTGTCGGGCATCACCGACCCCGAGCACGAGCGGTACAAGGAGGCCGTCGAGGTCCGTGCCCTCATCGACTCCAACCCCGATGTCGCGAAGATCTACCAGACCGCGAAGGGCCTCGAGGGCCTGATCCGCAACGCAGGCGTGCACGCCTGCGCGGTCATCATGTCGTCGGAGCCGCTCACCGACGCGATCCCGGTGTGGAAGCGCGCCCAGGACGGCGCGATCATCACCGGCTGGGACTACCCGTCGTGCGAGGCCATCGGCCTGCTGAAGATGGACTTCCTCGGTCTGCGCAACCTCACGGTCATCGGTGACGCGATCGAGAACATCAAGGCCAACCGCGGCATCGACATCGATCTCGACACCCTGCCGATCGAGGACCCCGCCACCTACGAGTTGCTCGCCCGCGGCGACACGCTCGGCGTGTTCCAGCTCGACGGCAGCGCGATGCGCGATCTGCTGCGGCGCATGCAGCCCACGGGCTTCGAGGACATCGTCGCAGTCCTGGCGCTGTACCGGCCCGGTCCGATGGGCATGAACGCGCACAACGACTACGCCGATCGCAAGAACGGCCGCCAGGACGTCAAGCCGATCCACCCGGAGCTCGAGGAGCCGCTGAAGGACATCCTGAAGGACACCTTCGGTCTGATCGTCTACCAGGAGCAGATCATGCAGATCGCTCAGAAGGTGGCCGGCTACTCGCTCGGACAGGCAGACCTGCTGCGTCGAGCGATGGGTAAGAAGAAGAAGGAGATCCTCGACGAGGCCTACGACGGCTTCGCCGACGGCATGAAGGCCAACGGTTTCTCGCAGGCGGCGATCACCGCGCTGTGGGACACGGTTCTGCCGTTCGCCGGCTACGCGTTCAACAAGTCGCACGCCGCCGGCTACGGCCTCGTCTCGTTCTGGACCGCGTACCTCAAGGCCAACTACCCGTCCGAGTACATGGCGGGCCTGCTCACCTCGGTCGGTGACGACAAGGACAAGGCCGCGGTGTACCTGTCGGACTGCCGGAAGATGGGCATCACCGTGCTGCCGCCGGACGTCAACGCGTCCCGCGTCGACTTCGCGTCCGTCGGCGAGGACATCCGGTTCGGCCTCGGCGCGGTGCGCAACGTCGGCGCCAACGTGGTGGGGTCGATCATCGCGGCCCGTGAGGAGAAGGGGAGCTTTACCGACTTCTCCGACTACCTCAACAAGATCGACGCGCTGGCCTGTTCCAAGAAGGTCACCGAATCTCTCATCAAGGCAGGCGGATTCGACTCCCTCGAGCATCCGCGTAAGGGTCTGATGCTGGTGCACGCCGACGCGATCGACGCGGTGATGGGCACCAAGAAGGCCGAGGCGATGGGACAGTTCGACCTGTTCGGCGGCGAAGACGCCGACGAATCGATCGCGTCCGTGTTCAACGTCAAGGTGCCCGACGAGGAGTGGGATGCCAAGCACAAGCTCGCCCTCGAGCGGGAGATGCTCGGTCTGTACGTGTCCGGCCATCCGCTCAACGGTGTCGAGCACGTGCTGGCGGCGCAGTCCGACACCTCGATCCCGGTGATCCTCGAGGGCGACATCAAGGACGGCACCCAGGTCACCGTCGGCGGCATCCTCGCGTCGGTCAATCGGAGGATCAACAAGAACGGCCTGACGTGGGCGTCCGCCCAGCTCGAAGACCTCTCGGGCGGCATCGAGGTACTGTTCTTCCCGCAGGCGTACTCGGTGTACGGCATGGACGTCGTCGAGGACTCGGTGGTCCTGGTCAAGGCGCGTGTGTCGATCCGCGACGATCGGGTGTCGCTGATCGCGAACGATCTTGCGGTGCCGGACCTTTCGGCGATCGGCGTGGCGAAGCCGGTGTCGGTGAGCCTGCCGGTGCGGCAGTGCACCAAGGAGAAGCTCGGTGCGCTCCGGCAGGTGCTCTCGCGGCATCCCGGGACTGCGGACGTGCACGTCAAGCTCATCGGATCGCGCGGCACCTCCCTGTGGAAGGTGGACGAGGTACTCCGGGTGGAGCCGTCGTCGTCGCTGATGGGTGATCTGAAGGCGCTGCTCGGGCCCAGTTGCCTGGCGGGCTGA
- a CDS encoding DUF5995 family protein, whose amino-acid sequence MRFRRLYAPAATLAASFVLLSPGPAAAAVATPVATACGTPLSATEIEHITDLSDTSTLSGSGLARLETAIDRHRRITDILVAHRDWRGLFSVGLNAVEYEVVLPLQRDPAALPDRAWSPKISYDLLARYLRNLHAEFTGAPVDPPWANYFTLTRQCTQSPARVAMAGYNAHLTVDLAYAVDSSGTRPQNIPDYYKIVDSIAVKGDSIVTLTKALYGGDLGPLWRFYFVGEGLDRLAGNDQPSRQLLRAADTGYNTITLANGFALQNPQTRPAAEQEIDALWRATDHALEVLSDLGGL is encoded by the coding sequence ATGCGCTTCCGCCGGCTGTATGCACCCGCCGCCACGCTCGCCGCATCGTTCGTGCTCCTCTCCCCCGGCCCCGCAGCCGCCGCCGTCGCCACCCCGGTCGCAACGGCGTGCGGAACACCGTTGAGCGCGACCGAGATCGAGCACATCACCGATCTGAGCGATACGTCCACGTTGTCCGGTTCCGGACTGGCGCGACTCGAGACGGCGATCGACCGGCACCGCCGGATCACGGACATCCTTGTCGCACATCGAGACTGGAGGGGCCTGTTCTCGGTCGGGCTGAATGCCGTCGAGTACGAGGTCGTTCTGCCGCTGCAACGCGACCCGGCCGCGCTGCCCGACCGCGCGTGGTCCCCGAAGATCAGTTACGACCTGCTCGCCCGGTACCTGCGCAATCTCCACGCCGAATTCACCGGCGCACCGGTCGATCCGCCGTGGGCCAACTACTTCACGCTGACCCGACAGTGCACGCAGAGCCCCGCCCGCGTTGCGATGGCCGGTTACAACGCCCACCTCACCGTCGACCTCGCCTACGCGGTCGACTCCAGCGGCACCCGACCCCAGAACATCCCCGACTACTACAAGATCGTCGATTCCATTGCCGTCAAGGGTGATTCGATCGTGACGCTCACCAAGGCGCTCTACGGCGGCGACCTCGGCCCACTGTGGCGGTTCTACTTCGTGGGCGAGGGACTGGACCGGCTGGCGGGCAACGACCAGCCGTCGCGCCAACTGCTGCGCGCGGCGGACACCGGCTACAACACCATCACCCTGGCGAACGGGTTCGCGCTGCAGAACCCGCAGACGCGACCGGCCGCGGAGCAGGAGATCGACGCGCTGTGGCGGGCCACCGACCACGCGCTCGAGGTCCTGTCCGACCTCGGCGGACTCTGA
- a CDS encoding nitroreductase family deazaflavin-dependent oxidoreductase, with translation MPLTGEYEPSPSSWAADQVDLYERSGGTEGTMLNGKPVIILTTKGAKSGKLRKTPLMRVEHDGQYAVVASLGGAPKHPVWYHNLVADPHVELQDGTVKQDMTAREVTGDEKAVWWQRAVEAWPDYAEYQTKTDRQIPVFVLSPQK, from the coding sequence ATGCCACTCACCGGTGAATACGAGCCCAGTCCCTCGTCCTGGGCCGCGGACCAGGTCGACCTCTACGAACGCTCCGGCGGCACCGAGGGGACGATGTTGAACGGCAAGCCCGTCATCATCCTCACCACGAAGGGTGCGAAGTCCGGCAAGCTCCGCAAGACCCCGCTCATGCGCGTCGAGCACGACGGGCAGTACGCGGTGGTCGCGTCGCTCGGCGGCGCCCCCAAGCATCCGGTCTGGTACCACAACTTGGTTGCCGACCCGCACGTCGAGCTGCAGGACGGCACCGTCAAACAGGACATGACCGCGCGTGAGGTGACGGGCGACGAGAAGGCCGTGTGGTGGCAGCGTGCGGTCGAGGCCTGGCCGGACTACGCGGAGTACCAGACGAAGACCGACCGGCAGATCCCGGTCTTCGTGCTCAGCCCGCAGAAGTAG